From Nitrospirota bacterium:
ATAGGAGACGCGGGCAATGTACTATCGGTCGATCTCCAGAAGGAAATGCTAACTATCACGCGCAAGCGTGCGGAAAAGGACGGAGTGGAGCGGCGCATCCAGTTCCTGCTCGCGAAGGAGGACGCTCTCGGCGTTACGGAGCAGGTAGATTTTGCCCTCGCATTCTGGATGGTTCATGAGGTGACGGATACAAGGAGTTTTTTTCAACAAATTTACAGGATTCTTAAACCGACAGGGATGTTTCTCATTGCTGAACCCAAAATGCATGTCACTCAGGCCCGATTTGACGCAATACTTTCTTTTGCATTGGAAACCGGTTTTCATATTGCTGAGTCACCTTCCATTTGTTTAAGCCGCTCAGTTGTGTTCAAAAAATAAATGATCACATTAAAGATCCAATAGCATCGAACGATTCCACGTTCTCAGGGGATTGCTCAACAGCTTCTTTACGGACCCAATCCCCGGTCTTAATCGCGGATTGTCACGCTATTCCTCTCGACAAAAAACTCAAAAAAGCTTATTATGCGTCCCTGATTCATCAACGTAAGGAGCGAACAAACACGATGAAACTTCACTTTACCAGAACCAACGGCCCCGCGGATGAGGCCATTGACAGCTTGATGAAAACTGCTGAAGGCATTAGACGGCCTGAATACATCCGTGAAATGATTATTGCCGCGCTCAAGGCTGGTCAGGAGGATGATGAGCGCTCGGACCTCAAGCTCATGAACACCACGCTCAAGGAGATGCGGTTCACCTCGAAGATATTCGGTCCCTATCGAAACGTACGTAAAGTAACGGTCTTTGGCTCTGCACGGACCGAGCCAGATGAACC
This genomic window contains:
- a CDS encoding class I SAM-dependent methyltransferase → MTAIDLGCGMGYFSRAMAKIIGDAGNVLSVDLQKEMLTITRKRAEKDGVERRIQFLLAKEDALGVTEQVDFALAFWMVHEVTDTRSFFQQIYRILKPTGMFLIAEPKMHVTQARFDAILSFALETGFHIAESPSICLSRSVVFKK